The following are from one region of the Jeongeupia sp. USM3 genome:
- the adeC gene encoding AdeC/AdeK/OprM family multidrug efflux complex outer membrane factor codes for MRNTLLSLALSSAFLAGCTSMAPTYQRPAAPVDTSWPQGAAYPAASADGRAFADTAWRDYFSDPKLQQVISLALANNRDLRVAALNIEKARAQYQISRADLFPSIRASGSGQGQRTPGSLSGTGSPTISHQYSAGLGFASYEIDLFGRVQSLKDAALEQYFATEEARRSAQISLIAEVANAYLTLAADNDRLRLAQETLKSQRESFELTRKRFDLGVASELDVRQAQTSVESARVDVAKYTGLIAQDANALTLLLGARLPAELQPSTSVESVSALRDVPGGLPSDVLLARPDIVRAEHQLKSANANIGAARAAFFPSITLTASAGSASASLGDLFKAGSGAWSFMPQISIPIFEGGRNIANLDAAKADEKIAVAQYEKAIQSAFREVSDALADRGTLDEQVDAQQALVDATAKSYTLSQARYGKGVDSYLNVLDSQRSLYSAQQQLISIRLSRQANLVTLYKVFGGGGQEETTTASASAPAKAS; via the coding sequence ATGCGTAACACCCTCCTGAGCCTGGCGCTGTCCAGCGCCTTCCTCGCCGGCTGCACCAGCATGGCGCCGACCTACCAGCGCCCCGCCGCACCGGTCGACACCAGCTGGCCGCAGGGCGCGGCCTACCCGGCCGCCAGCGCCGACGGCCGCGCGTTCGCCGATACCGCATGGCGCGACTACTTCAGCGATCCGAAGCTGCAACAGGTGATTTCGCTGGCGCTGGCCAACAACCGCGACCTGCGGGTTGCGGCGCTGAACATCGAGAAGGCGCGCGCGCAGTACCAGATCAGCCGCGCCGACCTGTTCCCGTCGATCCGCGCCAGCGGCAGCGGTCAGGGCCAGCGCACGCCGGGCAGCCTGTCCGGCACCGGATCGCCGACGATCAGCCACCAGTACAGCGCCGGCCTCGGCTTCGCGTCGTACGAAATCGACCTGTTCGGCCGCGTCCAGAGCCTCAAGGACGCCGCGCTCGAACAGTACTTCGCCACCGAGGAAGCACGGCGCAGTGCGCAGATCAGCCTGATCGCCGAAGTCGCCAACGCCTACCTGACGCTGGCGGCCGACAACGACCGGCTGCGGCTGGCGCAGGAAACGCTCAAGAGCCAGCGCGAATCGTTCGAGCTGACCAGGAAGCGCTTCGACCTTGGCGTCGCGTCCGAACTCGACGTGCGCCAGGCGCAGACCAGCGTCGAATCGGCGCGCGTCGATGTCGCCAAGTACACCGGCCTGATCGCGCAGGATGCCAACGCGCTGACGCTGCTGCTCGGTGCCCGGCTGCCGGCCGAGCTGCAGCCGTCGACGTCGGTCGAATCGGTCTCCGCGCTGCGCGACGTGCCGGGCGGCCTGCCGTCCGACGTGCTGCTGGCGCGGCCGGACATCGTCCGGGCCGAGCACCAGCTCAAGTCGGCCAACGCCAATATCGGCGCGGCGCGTGCGGCGTTCTTCCCGAGCATCACGCTGACCGCCAGCGCCGGCAGCGCCAGCGCCAGCCTCGGCGACCTGTTCAAGGCCGGCTCGGGCGCGTGGAGCTTCATGCCGCAGATCAGCATCCCGATCTTCGAGGGCGGCCGCAACATCGCCAACCTCGACGCGGCCAAGGCCGACGAGAAGATCGCCGTCGCGCAGTACGAGAAGGCGATCCAGAGCGCGTTCCGCGAAGTCTCGGACGCACTGGCCGACCGCGGCACGCTCGACGAACAGGTCGACGCGCAGCAGGCGCTGGTCGACGCAACGGCGAAGAGCTACACGCTGTCGCAGGCGCGTTACGGCAAGGGCGTCGACAGCTACCTGAATGTGCTCGATTCGCAGCGCTCGCTCTACAGCGCCCAGCAGCAGCTGATCTCGATCCGCCTGTCGCGCCAGGCCAACCTCGTCACGCTGTACAAGGTGTTCGGCGGGGGCGGTCAGGAAGAGACCACGACGGCCAGCGCCTCGGCGCCGGCGAAGGCGTCGTAA
- the sstT gene encoding serine/threonine transporter SstT: protein MRFASKWLSLFLTGNLVLLILAGMIAGTLLGLAWPAAGQSAALLGAMFVSALKAIAPLLVLLLVASSIANKRRGSATGMQAILGLYLLGTFAAALVAVCASFLFPSSLTLVTAASANAPPAGITGVLRGLLFQVFDNPVHAVANANYIGVLAWGAALGFALHHGSEPTRQILADVAHAVSRIVQIVIRFAPLGVFGLVAESVATTGFDALRSYSHLLLVLLGAMAFVALVVNPLIVAVVTRRNPYPLVFTCLRESGLTAFFTRSSAANIPVNMQLCERLGLNEDTYSVSIPLGATINMAGAAITITVLTLAAAHTLGIVVDLPTALLLSVVASIAACGASGVAGGSLLLIPMASGLFGIGNDVAMQIVAIGFIISVIQDSAETALNSSTDVLFTAAACIAREPRR, encoded by the coding sequence ATGCGATTCGCATCCAAATGGCTGTCCCTGTTCCTGACCGGCAACCTGGTCCTGCTGATCCTCGCCGGCATGATCGCCGGTACGCTGCTCGGGCTGGCCTGGCCCGCCGCCGGCCAGAGCGCGGCGCTGCTCGGTGCGATGTTCGTCAGCGCGCTCAAGGCGATCGCGCCGCTGCTGGTCCTGCTGCTGGTCGCGTCGTCGATCGCCAACAAGCGCCGCGGCAGTGCGACCGGGATGCAGGCGATCCTCGGCCTCTACCTGCTCGGCACGTTCGCGGCGGCGCTGGTCGCCGTCTGCGCGAGTTTCCTGTTCCCGTCGTCGCTGACGCTGGTGACCGCGGCAAGCGCGAATGCGCCGCCGGCCGGGATCACCGGGGTGCTGCGCGGCCTGCTGTTCCAAGTGTTCGACAACCCAGTCCACGCGGTCGCCAACGCCAACTACATCGGCGTGCTCGCCTGGGGCGCGGCACTCGGCTTCGCGCTGCACCACGGCAGCGAGCCGACGCGCCAGATCCTCGCCGACGTCGCGCACGCGGTATCGCGCATCGTGCAGATCGTCATCCGCTTCGCACCGCTGGGCGTGTTCGGTCTGGTCGCCGAATCGGTCGCGACGACGGGGTTCGACGCGCTGCGCTCCTACTCGCACCTGCTGCTGGTGCTGCTCGGCGCGATGGCCTTCGTCGCGCTGGTCGTCAATCCGCTGATCGTTGCCGTCGTCACCCGGCGCAACCCGTATCCGCTGGTGTTCACCTGCCTGCGCGAAAGCGGCCTGACCGCGTTCTTCACCCGCAGCTCGGCGGCGAACATTCCGGTCAACATGCAGCTGTGCGAGCGGCTGGGGCTCAACGAGGACACCTACTCGGTGTCGATCCCGCTCGGCGCGACGATCAATATGGCCGGCGCGGCGATCACCATCACCGTGCTGACGCTGGCTGCGGCGCACACGCTCGGCATCGTCGTCGACCTGCCGACGGCGCTGCTGCTCAGCGTGGTCGCCAGCATCGCCGCCTGCGGCGCGTCGGGCGTGGCCGGCGGCTCGCTGCTGCTGATCCCGATGGCGTCCGGCCTGTTCGGCATCGGCAACGACGTGGCGATGCAGATCGTCGCGATCGGCTTCATCATCAGCGTGATTCAGGATTCGGCCGAGACCGCGCTCAACAGCTCGACCGACGTGCTGTTCACCGCCGCCGCGTGCATCGCGCGCGAGCCGCGGCGCTGA
- a CDS encoding efflux RND transporter permease subunit — translation MARFFIDRPIFAWVVAIIIMLAGLLAIRTLPIAQYPSIAPPTVAINATYPGASAKTLEDTVTQVIEQNMKGLDGLLYMSATSESTGAVAITLTFAAGTDPDIAQVQVQNKLQLATPLLPEAVQRQGISVSKSSASFLMVLGFVSTDGSMSDIDLSDYVAANVQDPLSRVNGVGNIQLFGSQYAMRIWLDPSKLNNYKLTPSDVAQAIRAQNIQVSAGQLGGTPSVSGQRLNATVSAQTMLQTPEQFGAIQLRINSDGSTVYLRDVARVELGAQSYDSVARFNGKPAAGIGIQLSTGANALETRAAVEKSVEEMSKFFPPGMKAVTPYDTTPFVKISIHEVVKTLAEAIVLVFLVMYLFLQNFRATLIPTIAVPVVLLGTFGILAAFGFSINTLTMFAMVLAIGLLVDDAIVVVENVERVMSEEGLSPKEATKKSMGQITGALVGIAMVLSAVFIPMAFFGGSTGVIYRQFSLTIVSAMALSVLVALVLTPALCATMLKPIEKGHHASDKGFFGWFNNKFDATNARYQGLVGGILRRSGRFMIIYVLIAAAMAVLFMRLPTSFLPDEDQGILFSQIMLPAGATQEQTLEVIKKVEHHFLVDEKKNVNSVFSVAGFSFGGSGQNNGIAFVSLKDWDQRKAAEDHVNAIAGRAMGAFSQIREAFAFAFAPPAVIELGNATGFDFFLQDRAGIGHEKLIEARNMLLGMAAKDPTLVGVRPNGQEDTPQLQLDIDQEKAGALGVAIADINTTISTAWGSSYVNDFLDRGRIKKVYMQADASSRMQPEDLNKWYVRNVQGEMVPFSSFASAHWDYGSPRLERYNGLSAVEIMGAAAPGKSSGEAMKAIEDIVAKLPPGVGIEWTGQSYQERMSGSQAPALYAISLLIVFLCLAALYESWSIPFSVMLVVPLGVLGAVLATTVRGLSNDVYFQVGLLTTIGLSAKNAILIVEFAKEHMEAGASMIDATLTAVRERLRPILMTSLAFALGVLPMVLNSGAGSGAQNAIGTGVLGGMISATLLAIFFVPLFFVVVHKIFDRFTKSKAHAAPAKLTESQQDA, via the coding sequence ATGGCTCGTTTCTTCATCGACCGCCCGATTTTCGCGTGGGTGGTCGCCATCATCATCATGCTCGCGGGGCTGCTGGCGATCCGGACCCTGCCGATCGCCCAGTACCCGAGCATTGCGCCGCCGACCGTCGCGATCAATGCCACCTACCCGGGTGCATCGGCCAAGACGCTCGAGGACACCGTCACCCAGGTCATCGAACAGAACATGAAGGGCCTCGACGGCCTGCTCTACATGTCGGCGACCAGTGAATCGACCGGTGCGGTCGCGATCACGCTGACCTTCGCGGCCGGCACCGATCCCGACATCGCCCAGGTGCAGGTGCAGAACAAGCTGCAGCTGGCGACGCCGCTGCTGCCCGAGGCCGTCCAGCGCCAGGGCATCTCGGTGTCGAAGTCGTCGGCCAGCTTCCTGATGGTGCTCGGCTTCGTCTCGACCGACGGCAGCATGAGCGACATCGACCTGTCCGACTACGTCGCCGCCAACGTGCAGGACCCGCTGAGCCGCGTCAACGGCGTCGGCAACATCCAGCTCTTCGGCTCGCAGTACGCGATGCGGATCTGGCTCGACCCGAGCAAGCTCAACAACTACAAGCTGACGCCGAGCGACGTGGCGCAGGCCATCCGTGCGCAGAACATCCAGGTCTCGGCCGGCCAGCTCGGCGGCACGCCGTCGGTCTCGGGCCAGCGGCTGAACGCGACCGTGTCGGCGCAGACGATGCTGCAGACGCCCGAGCAGTTCGGTGCGATCCAGCTGCGCATCAATAGCGACGGCTCGACCGTCTACCTGCGCGACGTCGCTCGCGTCGAGCTGGGCGCCCAGAGCTACGACAGCGTCGCGCGCTTCAACGGCAAGCCAGCCGCCGGTATCGGCATCCAGCTCTCCACCGGCGCCAACGCACTCGAAACCCGCGCGGCCGTCGAGAAGAGTGTCGAGGAGATGTCGAAGTTCTTCCCGCCGGGCATGAAGGCCGTCACCCCGTACGACACGACGCCGTTCGTGAAGATCTCGATCCACGAAGTGGTCAAGACGCTGGCCGAAGCCATCGTCCTCGTCTTCCTGGTGATGTACCTGTTCCTGCAGAACTTCCGCGCCACGCTGATCCCGACGATCGCGGTGCCGGTGGTGCTGCTGGGGACGTTCGGCATCCTCGCGGCGTTCGGCTTCTCGATCAACACGCTGACGATGTTCGCGATGGTGCTGGCGATCGGCCTCTTGGTCGACGACGCGATCGTCGTCGTCGAGAACGTCGAGCGGGTGATGAGCGAGGAAGGCCTGTCGCCGAAGGAAGCCACCAAGAAGTCGATGGGCCAGATCACCGGCGCACTCGTCGGCATCGCCATGGTGCTGTCGGCGGTGTTCATCCCGATGGCGTTCTTCGGCGGCTCGACCGGTGTCATCTATCGGCAGTTCTCGCTCACCATCGTCTCGGCGATGGCGCTGTCGGTGCTCGTCGCGCTGGTACTGACGCCGGCGCTGTGCGCAACCATGCTCAAGCCGATCGAGAAGGGCCACCACGCGTCCGACAAGGGCTTCTTCGGCTGGTTCAACAACAAGTTCGACGCGACCAACGCCCGCTACCAGGGCCTGGTCGGCGGCATCCTGCGCCGCAGCGGCCGTTTCATGATCATCTATGTGCTGATCGCCGCGGCCATGGCGGTGCTGTTCATGCGCCTGCCGACGTCGTTCCTGCCGGACGAGGACCAGGGCATCCTGTTCTCGCAGATCATGCTGCCGGCCGGCGCCACCCAGGAGCAGACGCTCGAGGTGATCAAGAAGGTCGAGCACCACTTCCTCGTCGACGAGAAGAAGAACGTCAACTCGGTGTTCTCGGTCGCCGGCTTCAGTTTCGGCGGCAGCGGCCAGAACAACGGTATCGCCTTCGTCAGCCTCAAGGACTGGGACCAGCGCAAGGCCGCGGAAGACCACGTCAACGCGATCGCCGGCCGTGCCATGGGCGCGTTCTCGCAGATCCGCGAGGCCTTCGCGTTCGCGTTCGCGCCGCCGGCGGTGATCGAGCTCGGCAACGCGACCGGTTTCGACTTCTTCCTGCAGGACCGTGCCGGCATCGGCCACGAGAAGCTGATCGAAGCGCGCAACATGCTGCTCGGCATGGCCGCCAAGGATCCGACCCTCGTCGGCGTCCGCCCGAACGGCCAGGAAGACACGCCGCAGCTGCAGCTCGACATCGACCAGGAGAAGGCCGGCGCGCTCGGCGTCGCGATCGCCGACATCAACACGACGATCTCGACCGCGTGGGGCTCGTCCTACGTCAACGACTTCCTCGACCGCGGCCGGATCAAGAAGGTCTACATGCAGGCCGACGCATCGTCGCGGATGCAGCCGGAAGACCTGAACAAGTGGTACGTGCGCAATGTACAGGGCGAAATGGTGCCGTTCTCGTCGTTCGCCAGCGCGCACTGGGACTACGGTTCGCCGCGTCTGGAGCGCTACAACGGCCTGTCGGCGGTCGAGATCATGGGCGCCGCCGCACCGGGCAAGAGCTCGGGCGAGGCCATGAAGGCGATCGAGGACATCGTCGCCAAGCTGCCGCCGGGCGTCGGCATCGAATGGACCGGCCAGTCGTACCAGGAACGGATGTCGGGCTCGCAGGCGCCGGCGCTGTACGCGATCTCGCTGTTGATCGTGTTCCTCTGCCTTGCCGCGCTGTACGAAAGCTGGTCGATCCCGTTCTCGGTGATGCTGGTTGTGCCGCTGGGCGTGCTCGGCGCAGTGCTGGCGACCACGGTGCGCGGGCTGTCGAACGACGTGTACTTCCAGGTCGGCCTGCTGACGACGATCGGCCTGTCGGCGAAGAACGCGATCCTGATCGTCGAGTTCGCCAAGGAGCACATGGAGGCCGGCGCCAGCATGATCGACGCGACGCTGACCGCGGTGCGCGAACGGTTGCGGCCGATCCTGATGACCTCGCTGGCGTTCGCGCTCGGCGTGCTGCCGATGGTGCTGAACAGCGGCGCCGGCTCGGGCGCGCAGAACGCGATCGGCACCGGCGTGCTCGGCGGGATGATCTCGGCAACGCTGCTGGCGATCTTCTTCGTGCCGCTGTTCTTCGTCGTCGTGCACAAGATCTTCGACCGCTTCACCAAGTCCAAGGCGCACGCCGCCCCCGCCAAACTCACGGAGAGCCAACAAGATGCGTAA
- a CDS encoding TetR/AcrR family transcriptional regulator: protein MTSEQDRGEARCNQVLDAAADCFRQRGFHGASMAEVARAAGMSVGHIYHYFANKEAIISAIVERDVAEILALLESLQSEDDLLQALVREAGNNLEEASCGYDDALQIEVLAEATRNPKVLAMVRDGDRLARERLAETITKGRAMRGLPPLADLEARTEIVIALFEGLSCRNIRNPGVPIEAIAKLLRSTLQHLLET from the coding sequence ATGACCAGCGAACAAGACCGCGGCGAGGCCCGCTGCAATCAGGTGCTCGATGCGGCGGCCGACTGCTTCCGCCAGCGCGGCTTCCACGGCGCCAGCATGGCCGAGGTCGCGCGTGCCGCCGGCATGAGCGTCGGCCACATCTATCACTACTTTGCGAACAAGGAAGCGATCATCTCGGCGATCGTCGAGCGCGACGTCGCCGAAATCCTCGCGCTGCTCGAATCGCTGCAGAGCGAGGACGACCTGCTGCAGGCGCTGGTCCGCGAGGCCGGCAACAATCTCGAAGAGGCGAGCTGCGGCTACGACGACGCCTTGCAGATCGAGGTGCTCGCCGAGGCGACGCGCAATCCCAAGGTGCTGGCGATGGTCCGCGACGGCGACCGGCTCGCCCGCGAACGGCTTGCCGAAACGATCACCAAGGGCAGGGCGATGCGCGGCCTGCCGCCGCTGGCCGACCTCGAGGCGCGCACCGAGATCGTCATCGCCCTGTTCGAGGGGCTGTCGTGCCGCAACATCCGCAATCCGGGCGTCCCGATCGAGGCGATCGCCAAGCTGCTGCGCAGCACGCTGCAGCACCTGCTCGAGACCTGA
- a CDS encoding DUF3616 domain-containing protein has product MPRQLQQHAVRLELDGDHLVHDNLSGACVTGDALWVAGDEACGLDRLRRLMPVDGETLRFGDARHFPLADYLDLPDAADVEADIEGLACTDGYLWLVGSHGLKRKSPKPGRDDNLERLATLSYDGNRCLLARIPVVTGDDGLPALAREAPDGRCAAVLKGSKRRNELTELLADDAQLAPFLAIPGKDNGLDIEGLALHGDRLLLGLRGPVLRGWSCVLEIAVEERKGRLRLRPLGKGGSLYRKHFLRLAGLGVRDLHMDGDDLLILAGPTMVLDGAIRVFRWPGAAQALAALPDGDAAAMWWDAAVEQLALPHGTGEDRAEALCALPADWAGPRRWLVLYDAPSASRKRGAQSVTGDLLLSAAPK; this is encoded by the coding sequence ATGCCGCGTCAGCTGCAACAACACGCCGTGCGGCTCGAGCTCGACGGCGACCATCTGGTCCACGACAACCTGTCGGGCGCCTGCGTCACCGGCGATGCGCTGTGGGTCGCCGGCGACGAGGCGTGCGGGCTCGACCGACTGCGCAGGCTGATGCCGGTCGACGGCGAGACGCTGCGCTTCGGCGATGCCCGGCATTTCCCGCTGGCCGACTATCTCGATTTGCCCGATGCCGCCGATGTCGAGGCCGATATCGAGGGACTCGCCTGCACCGACGGCTATCTGTGGCTGGTCGGCTCGCACGGACTCAAGCGCAAGAGCCCCAAGCCCGGCCGCGACGACAACCTCGAACGGCTGGCGACGCTGAGCTACGACGGCAACCGCTGCCTGCTGGCGCGCATCCCGGTCGTCACCGGCGATGACGGCCTGCCGGCGCTGGCGCGCGAAGCGCCGGACGGCCGCTGCGCGGCGGTGCTCAAGGGAAGCAAGCGCCGCAACGAACTGACCGAACTGCTGGCCGATGATGCGCAGCTGGCGCCGTTCCTGGCGATTCCGGGCAAGGACAACGGCCTCGACATCGAGGGGCTGGCGCTGCACGGTGACCGGCTGCTGCTCGGCCTGCGCGGGCCGGTATTGCGCGGCTGGTCGTGCGTGCTCGAAATCGCCGTCGAGGAGCGCAAGGGCAGGCTGCGACTGCGCCCGCTGGGCAAGGGCGGGTCGCTCTACCGCAAGCACTTCCTGCGGCTGGCCGGGCTCGGCGTCCGCGACCTGCACATGGATGGCGACGACCTGCTGATCCTGGCCGGCCCGACCATGGTGCTCGACGGCGCGATCCGGGTGTTCCGCTGGCCGGGCGCGGCGCAGGCGCTCGCGGCCTTGCCGGACGGCGACGCTGCGGCGATGTGGTGGGACGCTGCGGTCGAACAGCTGGCGCTGCCGCACGGCACTGGCGAGGACCGCGCCGAAGCGCTGTGTGCGCTGCCGGCCGACTGGGCCGGCCCGCGCCGCTGGCTGGTGCTGTACGACGCCCCGTCGGCGTCGCGCAAGCGCGGCGCTCAGTCGGTGACCGGTGATCTGTTGCTGAGCGCGGCACCCAAGTAA
- a CDS encoding efflux RND transporter periplasmic adaptor subunit — protein sequence MHLTPRRALAAASLIAGSLALIGCGEPNAADHAAQPEPVVGVVTVAGQSLPMTTELAGRTSPYQVSDVRPQVGGIIQKRLFTEGGEIKAGQVLYQIDPATYQAAYDSAKATLAKAEANVLSAKNKADRYAELVKINAVSKQDYDDAYAALKQTEADVAAGRAAVETARINLAYTKVTSPVDGRIGRSSVTPGALVTANQADALATVQTLDPIYVDVTQSSNELLRLQRELASGSLKRAGADAAKVRLVLDDGSTYPLEGKLEFSEVTVEQSTGTVTMRAVFPNPKHQLLPGMYVRAVIEEGVNDNAILAPQQAVSRDARGNATAMVVGKDDKVEPRMLKTARTIGDNWLVTDGLRSGDKLIVDGLQKIHPGAKVKTVAASGVASAPTVAAK from the coding sequence ATGCACCTGACCCCGAGACGCGCACTGGCGGCCGCCAGCCTGATCGCCGGCAGCCTGGCGCTGATCGGCTGCGGCGAACCCAACGCAGCCGACCACGCCGCGCAACCCGAACCGGTCGTCGGTGTGGTCACCGTCGCCGGCCAGTCGCTGCCGATGACGACCGAACTCGCCGGCCGCACCTCGCCCTACCAGGTTTCCGACGTCCGCCCGCAGGTCGGCGGCATCATCCAGAAACGGCTGTTCACCGAAGGCGGCGAGATCAAGGCCGGTCAGGTGCTGTACCAGATCGACCCGGCAACCTATCAGGCCGCGTACGACAGCGCCAAGGCGACGCTCGCCAAGGCCGAAGCCAATGTACTCAGCGCGAAGAACAAGGCCGACCGTTACGCCGAACTCGTCAAGATCAACGCCGTCAGCAAGCAGGACTACGACGACGCCTACGCCGCGCTGAAGCAGACCGAAGCCGACGTTGCTGCCGGCCGCGCCGCGGTCGAGACCGCGCGCATCAACCTCGCGTACACCAAGGTCACGTCGCCGGTCGACGGCCGCATCGGCCGCTCGTCGGTCACGCCGGGCGCGCTGGTCACCGCCAACCAGGCCGATGCACTGGCGACGGTGCAGACGCTCGACCCGATCTACGTCGACGTCACCCAGTCGAGCAACGAGCTCTTGCGCCTGCAGCGCGAACTCGCCAGCGGCAGCCTCAAGCGCGCCGGCGCCGATGCCGCCAAGGTCAGGCTGGTGCTCGACGACGGCAGCACCTATCCGCTCGAAGGCAAGCTCGAGTTCTCCGAAGTCACCGTCGAGCAGAGCACCGGCACGGTGACGATGCGCGCGGTGTTCCCGAATCCGAAGCACCAGCTGCTGCCGGGCATGTACGTGCGCGCGGTGATCGAGGAAGGCGTCAACGACAACGCGATCCTCGCGCCGCAGCAGGCGGTGAGCCGCGATGCGCGCGGCAATGCGACCGCGATGGTCGTCGGCAAGGACGACAAGGTCGAACCGCGCATGCTCAAGACCGCCCGCACCATCGGCGACAACTGGCTCGTCACCGACGGCCTCAGGAGCGGCGACAAGCTGATCGTCGACGGTCTGCAGAAAATCCACCCAGGCGCCAAGGTCAAGACCGTGGCCGCCAGCGGTGTGGCCAGCGCGCCGACCGTCGCGGCCAAGTAA
- a CDS encoding sporulation protein — protein MFRSLLAAAGFGGAQVDTRITTTALVPGGPLAGAVVLKGGAVDQTVEGLQLALCTEVEVESDNGEYTTGHVLAHWPLNERFVLRAGETMSIPVSTVLPGETPVTALPCRDNRTRVWLETRLAIASAVDASDRDPLAVGPTEAMQCVITAMGRLGFTLARADVEAGYLNTPVGRSQSGCYQELEFRLAGVGGLAEVEISFLPGTGVTHVLVEIDRRFRGDSYRFVSIAHAGLSVDAVQRQLAPLFY, from the coding sequence ATGTTCCGTTCCCTGCTTGCCGCCGCCGGTTTCGGTGGCGCCCAGGTCGATACCCGCATCACCACGACCGCGCTCGTCCCCGGCGGGCCACTGGCCGGCGCGGTCGTGCTCAAGGGCGGCGCGGTCGACCAGACGGTCGAGGGCCTGCAGCTGGCGCTGTGCACCGAGGTCGAAGTCGAGAGCGACAACGGCGAATACACCACCGGTCACGTGCTGGCGCACTGGCCGCTGAACGAGCGTTTCGTGCTGCGTGCCGGCGAGACGATGTCGATTCCGGTCAGCACCGTGCTGCCGGGCGAAACGCCGGTGACCGCGCTGCCGTGCCGCGACAACCGCACGCGCGTCTGGCTCGAAACGCGACTGGCGATCGCCAGCGCCGTCGACGCATCGGACCGCGACCCGCTGGCGGTCGGGCCGACCGAGGCGATGCAGTGCGTGATCACGGCGATGGGCCGGCTCGGCTTCACGCTGGCACGTGCCGACGTCGAGGCGGGCTACCTGAACACCCCGGTCGGCCGCAGCCAGAGCGGCTGCTACCAGGAACTCGAGTTCCGTCTGGCCGGTGTCGGCGGGCTGGCCGAGGTCGAGATTTCCTTCCTGCCCGGCACCGGCGTGACGCACGTGCTGGTCGAGATCGACCGGCGCTTCCGCGGCGACAGCTACCGTTTCGTCAGCATCGCGCACGCGGGCCTGTCGGTCGACGCCGTACAGCGCCAGCTGGCGCCGCTGTTCTACTGA